ttctgCTCTTGTACTTCActgcagagaaaaaaaattcaatttatttggACATGTCTCATTTGAATTTCAAGTATGAATTGCTGGAGAAGGCCACCAATTCGTTTGATGGCTCGAGGAAGCTAGGGCAAGGTGGAGCTGGTTCTGTGTTCAAGGGGATTCTCCCTGATGGGACAATTGTTGCAGTCAAAAGATTGTTCTTCAATACGCGGCAATGGGCGGATGAGTTCTTCAATGAGGTGAACTTGATCAGCGGCATTCAACACAAGAACCTtgttaagcttttgggttgcAGCATTGAGGGCCCAGAAAGCCTTCTGGTTTATGAATACCTACCCAACAAAAGCCTCGATCAAATCCTTTTCAGTGAGTAATCCCAATAAAAGCTTACAAAAAGTTCAATCTAATAGCCTGttaatttatatgtttatcttATAGCTTCAGCTTGCATATACGTTCATTACGCacacatatatctatatcaatACTTACAATTACAAGAAGTTAAGCGATATCTATTACATTATGAAGAgaatttctttttatcttttaaaactaAAGTTATATAAGCTTATAAAAGCCGAGCCGAGTTTATACAAGCTCGATGAGCCTAAATTTTTATTCAAGCTCTATTTGCTTAATAAATTAACCGATTCTAAGTTGAGCTTATTTGAGTCAAGTTTCAGTCGTGAGTGGCTTTGTTCATTttgttgagaaatagtctcacattgcctatggacaagatcttggacatgtttataaggaatgagcaACTCTCTCTTATagaaccgattttatgagatgagttaggcccatgAAATTTCTTCACATTTATAGCCCTTAGATTTTGGGTGTCTATTTATGCAGGTAAGCACACATCCCTTCACCTAACCTGGCAGATGCGGTTTGAAATCATCTCTGGAACAGCAGACGGCCTCGCATATCTTCATGGAGGTTGTGGAGAAAAAATAATCCACAGAGACATAAAAGCCAGCAATATTCTCCTTGATGAGAATCTTACTCCAAAGATCGCTGATTTTGGACTTGCTCGAGGTGTATCGACGGATAAATCTCATGTTAGCACCGGAGTAGCAGGAACATTGTAATCACAAACTGTCTCCATTATATAGTTGTCTTGCTTTTGATTCTCTACATGATTGTTTACATACAGCTTAAGGTATAGATTTTGCATGCAAGATAAATGCTACATTTACCAATAGTTGGATTTCAAGTTATGGGAATTGCAACGCATCACTTGAAAACCaacttttgggaagaaaatttggtCGGTGTAACATTTTACTTTGCGTTATATGTTCTCTTGTTAATTATCTTTTACATTATAATCCCTACAAACTTTGACATTTGCTGCAGGGGATATATGGCTCCTGAATATCTTGTTCGAGGACAGCTAACCGAGAAGGCAGATGTTTATGGTTTTGGAGTTTTGGTTATGGAGATTGTAAGCGGCAGGAGGAGCAGTGTTTTTACTCAAGGGTCAAGTTCAGTTTTGCTTTCTGTAAGATTCAGACCCTTTTGCATTGCTAATaaatagtgataatatatattaagcatATGAAAAGTGTCTGGCTTTCATTGTTGCACATCAGGTTTGGAGGCATTACAAGGCAAACAAAATCACTCAATCTGTTGATCCTGCCTTGAATGGTATATATTCTGAGAAAGAGGCATCCAACGTGCTTCAAATTGGGCTTCTTTGCACGCAGGCTTCTGTTGCACTAAGACCATCCATGTTTGAAGTGGTTGAGATGCTAAGCGATGAAGAATGTGTCATCCCCTCACCCGAACAACCTCCATTCTTGAATGCCAGTGTCCTAAGTTTGGGTGACACGACCACTACCTATGATCCCATGATCCCTGCCACCTCATCCTCCTTGTCCAACAATAACTCCTCAAATGGGGAATCTGCTGCTGAAGTGTCCATTTTTTATAGTGCAGAGTCCGACAATATGAGCATTCATGGATCGGATTTTCTTTCAACATTTCAAGCATTTAAGGGAAGCTAGATTGGTCATCTCAAGATATATGCTATCTTGAGCAAAAGATAAGGACCCAAGGTCCCAATGCAAGGAGGGAAGTAACGACCCACGTAATCAGGGGTGTGGAATGATGGTGAAAATTTTGTCATGTAGATGGGATGTTTTGGTATTTTCCTTTTCTACTAAGATAGAAAAGGGTTCATATAGCTCATAGAGAAGAGCTTtcttttagggaaaattatcCATTTAGTAGCCCTTGCAGAGATTTGTAGTTGTACCAAACTAATCTCTCTTGTATAAGAGCATCTTAAAGATATGTAGGTACACTATTTGACAAAAACCATTAGACACACATGAATCCACGTCACAATCAATTGACACGTGGTGTAATTGATGACTTAAACtataataaaattacaatttcgCCCACGtactaataaaacaaaaaataaatgaaaaaaagtgGGACCGCCCCTCCCTAAGTGAAGGTCGCCAATTCCCTCATAGAGCGGTCTACCAACTGTAATGCCCCAGTGGTTTAACTAACTAATAGTTAACTTGGCATGCCTTTCAAGACTTATTGATCATTTAATAAGCCTTAAGGGATCTCTAATCCTGCAACTCTAGGGAAAAGTAGCAGAAATAAAATACTTATTACATCATAAGATAGCcaattctaataaaataataatgcatTAATTTATCTAGAGCAAAACCCTAGTattccaaagtaaaataaaaccatCAAAATCTAAATCccaaaacaactcaaaaaaaatatctttaaagCAACATAAAGGAAAATAGGATCTTCAACTTTGATGTTCGCATAAAATGTGAGTCATCAGTCATCCATGCCTGCAGAAAACCATTCTTTGACATTCGGCCGACAACGGGCACAGTACACCAAGAACATAACTTCTATGAGTTCATCAAGCTCATCCTTAAATTCAACCCATAAAAATGCAATCAATTAGGGTCTAACTCCTCATAAACCACCCTAGATAAGTCCTCCACAGTCACATTCCTCCTCACAGGATTCGACATCTAATAACTAACTAACCGTATGAGAACAAACGGATTTTAAGTTcatgacttagtgagtaaatATCACGTAAAAGGCAGTTATCAATGTTGTGAACTCatgattttgataaaaaaaaaagtttcaaagtAAAATATCATCATGTAAGATAGTTCTTTGGCAAGATATCAATGTAGGAATGAAATGCATTATACATATAATTACATGATAAGTAATGAAGTAAAGTCTTAGCTCAACATCATGTGATTTATCTGAGCCATTAACCCCTTCTTAGTAGGGTTTACGTGTCTCGAGAAACTTTTAATATTACATCAATGCCTCAATGAGGTATAATAGTGGTTACCATAATAGTTCGATCGGGTCTGACCCCAAATGGGCCACACTACCAACGATGATCTATAGTGACCATCATCTGTACATGGCTGAATCGATCACTTATTTGGCCCATTAGATCCAAGTGGCAAAATATAAACGTAAAACAGGACCATATGACCATACTCGTATAATGGTAGGCTCATGACTAGAAATTATGTCATATGATGTAATTGTTctatgtcttttacatgcatgcaatCATAAATACTTACACGACATTTCGattcttttcaatttcattctttttcaaGTATTTGATGTGCGTAAAAGTTGAGTTCACATCGCTATAAAATAATTCTGTGCAAGTAGAGAGTACGGAAGTTTTATATATCCAAATAGTATGGCAATAGAAGATAGATAAAAGCATATGTGTGACATGATCGTAGGGATAATCCTTAAAATCAACCTCGAACTCCTCAAAAAGGTTTTATGCAAAAACCCTAATGTCagaaggttttacttttaacgccccaaaattaaataattaaatttacttaattTGAAGTGTTACTTGTAGTGCCTCCAAACTAATTAAATGGTAATTAGCTGAAATCACTACATATCACTAATTATCAGAGTATACAACAACATAAAGCGGGAATAAATGATTTGAGACAATTAATCATATAACTTTAAAAAACATCATGTATCATCAATATAGACTTAAGAGCTTCCAAACAAACATTTCCATGACGTTGACAGTATGACAATATGAGTCATTCGTTCGCCATCTTCATCCCAATGAATTTCTCACTCTACAGCCGGACAACATTGGTATCATGTTTGTGATCCTGATGAAGCTGAAAGTACTTGTCTTGAGGTTTTTGTGTGGGGAGGTGACTTCAACTTTCCCGAACACTTCAGGTTTGGATCATCTTGGATTTGCAATAGCACCTCTATATCGTCGAGATATTAAGTGGCATGAAGTATTGAGTGATCAAAGGTACCGACATTGTCGCACCAGATACTCTTTAACCTGGTGTTCAGCTTAGAGTCTTTTTCTAAGTGATTTGCAATTCAATTCTCACAGAAGGTGCCAAACTATTGATAGGCTCAacatattttggggccttaggcaaaactttgaaattgggcctaaatttttttttttttttttttttttttaaagtaacatatatatatatatatagcaataaatttagatacatcaataacattttcattatcttctaattctttttgatgagtttcttgtttatttatgagtttttcacctaaattatcctcaatattttgtttattgctaataacaaatttatttagagctcctctttgagattcaatcaatttgtttaccttttttttttcttttttttttttaaagtttttcatatccggatgcatattttctagtagacatgtttaattaaaaatactaacaaattaaacaaacatgatttatcaaaaaaaaattatgactataataaaataaaggacaaaaatagaacaataaaacctgatttggcaaaggaattatgaagcagttcttggagataggacaagagacttaatcactcggagtcggagaggaagagaaaatgatgagataggcagagaagaaaaattcaTAAAAGAGCAAGTAAAGAGGAGAGGTAAAGTGACAAATATAGAgattgatatttaaaatgcccatggTTAACagcaatttatatttttggctcttggctttccctagatggctaaataataaatagaaaataaatggtaatattttatttctaaggtttatattttctcataaaaaacaaaaaatttctagaaagaGGCCAAGAGGATGAGTGAATGATGTAGGCATGTACCGTAACGTCAGGAGCTCTAGGGAATTGGCGTAATGATGTATaaggctttaatgctttgtcctttttaatttatttttcgaattatttttaaaatttatagtgggcttattaattgggatcttattaaattgagaccttaaattttgataaaaaaaaattttaggccctattaaaaaaaatttgggccttcaattttttttttggtccaaaataaaattttttttttttttaactaaaaatatatttttttgagccttattaaattgggggccctaggcgagccTGAGCCGGCCCTGAGTTGACCACACACCATGACTCCAATGGAGAATGTgtgttaaaaggaaaaaaaaaaaaaaaggaggtaaGGGAGCTTGCCGGATGTGCCGACGAGGATCACTTTGATGCTTAATTCAACATTTGGAATTTGGAGAAGTTGAACCAACTACTAGTGAGTAAATGAGTGGGATCGTACCTAAAAGAGTTGCCTTCtttctatttataaagcatacTTTCCCGCCTCGTTCCCAGTAGGGTATGGGCATTAGAATCGGTTTCCTGCCCTTTTTTTTTGATCCGATAGGGCAGCTCAATACTGTTGGCAACAATGTTTGTTAAGACCAAGGCTGTCAGCCTGTCACCAGCTGTCTTAGACAACTAAAGTATATTGTTCACAATTAGGATATCTCTTCCATGTTGAGTTCCTAAAATTAAGTGGTTTGCTTAACGGTCTTAATACGTAATTAGACAGTTGTTAAACCCCTTGGAAGACCCTTTTGCTTTTGGCATTTCAGCTAAACACCTTTCATGAATCTTTCTTAGTTTTCAGACccaatttattaaagaaaaaacaaaaaaaccatcATGTAATGATAAAGGGTATGTTCATAAAATGATAAATCCTGCATTTCTCCAAGAAAACTACATTTTTCTTGATGGGTGAGTGCAATGGAACATGCTCTGTTCCTCTGAAGAATTCTAATGAAGAAAACATAGCAACCTCTGCATCCCATTTGAATTAAATGCAACTCAAAGTGTCAATTCCTCAAAATCCCAGATGGCTGTTCCTCGTAttcctcatcttcttcttctctccctccctctccgaCCCTGAAACCGCCCTAGCCGGGCTTCTGTGCGGCTCCTCAAAGCAGGGCACCATCCCGGACTTCCTTCCTAATTTCATTGTTGCAATGGATAAAGTCTCCATGGAAGTCAATGAATCCAGGTGGGCAGCCCTGACTATCACTTCGCCGGCTCCTAAGATCTTCGCCTATGCCCAGTGCTATGACTTTCTCTCCCACGACGATTGCATAGCCTGTCACACTCAGAGCCGGACAGAGCTCCCCAGATGCCTTCCTTCCAACTCAGCCCGCATTTATCTCGACGGTTGCTACCTTCGGTATGATAACTACAGCTTCTTTGACGAGGCGGTTGACAAACGCCGTGATATGGTGAAGTGTGGGAATCCCGGCGGTGTTACCGGAGATCAGTACATCGGACGGGAATTCAAGAAAACGGTTCGTAAAATCATTCATAATGTGACTAAGACAGCGGTGGGGACAATGGGGTTCGCAGTGGCGGCGGAGCAGGGAGGTGTGGAGGGTGTTTATGCAATGGCTCAGTGCTGGAGGAGACTCAACCCTGATGGCTGCAAGCAGTGCTTGTCCAATGCAGTGAAGAAGGTGATTATGTGCGCGCCCGCCCCGGAGGGCCGGGTTATGAATGCTGGTTGTTTTTTGAGGTATTCTACGGATAATTTCTTTGGCAATGGCAATGCCACTCTTAATGCAACATCAGGCAAGAACCAGTTACTCTGTTTCTCTGAATAGGGCTCAACATGTTTGATTTGAAAGCATtgcttttaagtttttcaatttgaatcttGGGTATGGTCGTCTAGATTTAATATTTGACTTAATATTCGATTCTGCCTGGTATTGTCTTTTCTGATGGAATTCCTGACACACAGAAAACAGAGCTCTGTTCTTTCTTCGTTTAtgaaatgattgatttataatCGTCAGTAtgaaatgattgatttataatCCTCAATATGAAATGATTGATTTATGTTACGGGATTTCTTAATTTATGGGGTTGCTAATAATCTTActaaaaatttccttttttcgTTTCATGTATCTCCAGATTCGTGTGCCTTTGGCATGATCGTAGTAGGCATTTTGTCAGCATTTGGGTTAACTTTGATTGCTCTCATTGGTGCACTATTAGGCTATACGAGATTAACAGGGACGAAAAGAGGTACAATTCTGTCGTGGTAGCCTCCTGAGTTTCATTTATTTAATGTTATGATTCGGTGTCTTCTTACTTCACTGCAGAGGGAAAAAACAATCATGCTGAAATTCCAATTTCTGTGCACAAGTCTAATTTGAATTTCAAGTATGAAATGCTCGAAGAGGCCACCGATTCTTTTGATGGCTCGAGGAAGCTAGGCCAAGGTGGAGCTGGTTCTGTGTTTAAGGGGACTCTCCCTGATGGGACAATTGTTGCAGTTAAAAGATTGTTCTTCAATACGCGGCAATGGACGGATGAGTTCTTCAATGAGGTGAACTTGATCAGAGGCATTCGACACAAGAACCTTGTCAGGCTTCTGGGTTGCAGCATTGAGGGCCCAGAAAGCCTTCTAGTTTATGAATACCTACCCAACAAAAGCCTCGATCAAATCCTTTTCAGTGAGTAATCCAATATGTTTGcctttgaattttgaaatggtGGATGACTATGACTTAGATTCTGGGTTTCTATTTATGCAGGTAAGAACACTTTCCTTCTCCTAACCTGGCAGAAGCGGTTTGATATCGTCTTTGGAACCGCAGACGGCCTCGCATATCTTCATGGAGGTTGTGGAGAAAAAATCATCCACAGAGACATTAAAGCCAGCAATATTCTCCTTGACGAGAATCTCATTCCAAAGATCGCTGATTTTGGCCTTGCCCGATGCGTTGCGCCCGATAAATCTCATATTAGCACCGGAGTTGCAGGAACATTGTAAGCACAAACTGTCTCCATTATATAGTTTTGTCTTGCTTTTGGTCTATATGATTGTTTACGTACAATGTTATTACCGTGCacaataatgatgaataataccaaaacaaaaaagagaaagagcaaaagaaaatcgaaacacagatttacgtggttcaaCAATGTACCTACGTCTGTAGGAGGATGTGgctttattttactattcaattaTTTAGGGTTACAGCATAACATACTAGTATTTCAATATTACTTACTATGCCTGAGAGGATATGAGCTACTTGTTTCAACATACAACTTAAGATTTAGTGTTTACATTATAATCCCTACAAACTTGACATTTGCTGTAGGGGATATATGGCTCCTGAATATCTTGTTCGAGGGCAGCTAACAGAGAAGGCAGATGTTTACGCTTTTGGAGTTTTGGTTCTTGAGGTTGTAAGCGGTAGGAAGAACAGTGTTTTCTCACAAGGGTCGAGTTCAGTTTTGCTCTCTGTAAGATTCATAGCCACTTGCATTGCTAATAAATAgtgataatattatatattaagcATATGAGAAGTGTTTGGCTTTCATTGTTGCACATCAGGTTTGGAGGCATTACAAGGCAAACAAAATCACTCAATCTGTTGATCCTGCCTTGAAAGGTATATATTCTGAGAAAGAGGCCTCCAGCGTGCTGCAACTCGGGCTTCTTTGCACGCAAGCTTCTGCTGCACTAAGGCCATCCATGTTTGAAGTGGTTGAGATGCTAAACAATGAAGAATGTGTCATCCCCTCACCCAAACAACCTCCATTCTTGAATGCTAGTGTTCTAAGTTCGGATGACAGCTCCACTACTAGTTATACTACGATGTAGCAAACAACAACTGAATGATTTTGTTCTTCTAACAATTAAGTCCTGAAATGGGAAACCGGCAGCTGAAGTGTCCACTTTTCTTTCAAGATTTCAAGCATTTGAGCCAAGCTAGATTGGCCTCAAATTCTCTAAAGATTGGAGGAGAATACTGAATGTCGATGTACTTTCAATATATGCTATCTTTGAGCAAAAGATAAGGACCCAATGCAATTGTATTTATGTAAATCTACTCCAAGTTCGTGTTTTTGATGAAGTGGGAGTTAGATTCTAGCCAAATTATTCATTAGTCTATGGGATTTGTAGTTGTACCAAATTGATCCCTGAGGTATCGAAAATGTCTAAAAGATTTTTAGGATAAGTTATTTGTCTAAAATGGGACACCGCCCCTCCCTAGATGATGGGCGGTTGGCCGGCCCCTTCTAATGGGAGGCTAACCCTCTCATGTCCATCTCTCAAATTGAGTCATTAACCATACCTCATGCCAATTAACGATTGGTTGTAATGTAGATCACGTGTGCATCTATTGGTTTTATCAAATAGTTAATAGTGGCGGAGCCATGACTTTGGTTCACAAGGGTCACGATTTTCTTCTTAAGAAAAGATCCACAGGaagattcttttatttaatCTTCCTTTTGTGACTGacaacttgtatttttttttttttttggccttttgttgTCAACATTTCCACCATATTTATATTTACAATGCCTTGAAGCCACATTCAGTTGGTCTTTATTTTCTTGGTTGTTTGTGTTGTCATTACAAGGATGAGTTTTTTGATCCGACAGGCAGCTCAATGCCGTTGCCAACAAACAGACAAACTGTTTTTGTTAATACCAAGGCTGTCACTAGCGGTTGGACATCCCTTCCATGTTGGATTCCTAAAATTAAGTGGTTTATTTCACTGCCATAATGCTTAATTAGACATTGTTGAAGCTCTTGGAAGACCATTTTTAGCAAAACACCTTTCATGCATCCTTCTTAATTTTCAGCCCCATTCTATTGaagaaaaacacacaaacaccATCATGTAAACATGCTGTGTCAATTAacatagaaaatgaaaaatcataaaGGGGAATCTATTCCAAGAGCTGTTATGATAATCTTGCTCAAACAAAACTACATTTTGCTTGATTGGTGAGTGCAATGGACCAATTGAAAAATAGCAGGCTTATTATCGGTTTAGTTTTGACTACCATCTTGTCTCACACATTCGAAGAACTAAGACTAAATGAAAGTAGTCACATTtctgccaaaaataaaaaataaatggtgtCGTATGTCGCCTTTTCCCTCTCCATTTTTCGGCCCCCCTCATTGGGTTTTAAGAAGAAGGGTGGCGCTCTGAATCAATCAAAAAGCTTATTGATTTGATTGAAGAGAACTAATACTATTTCTTAGCTTAGCTAGCATTTTAGGAGAATCTAGTAATTTAGTCGGTTCATAACAATCTCTGTAAAGCAAGGGGCAAAGCTTCTATGGCAACTCCCCTGATGTAGTGTCGGTCACTAGAAGAGTTCGCCACGTTTATATAAAgacaaggatcctctcaattttaaataaaatagaaagtacGAGCCTTGAGACAAGGCAACACCATATAACAAAATGGGATAAATGCTAACTTGGTTGGTTTGTGGTTTGAACAAATAGTTTTCTAGgatttaaaaagtgaaaaaacaagTTCTTGCTTATAGAAAAGTTGATGGAATCCGTTAATGTACTATATCAACAccaatcatattgtgacacATGTTACTAAAGAGAGACACaacaaatgagagaaaaaagagagagaagagaccGCTCATCCATAACTAAGAAGTTTGGAAAACAAGTATCCTGCCAACCCCTGCCGCTAAAAGGCTGCCAAGTCATTTTTAATTTGAGGTTGCGCCATTCACCTTCTCTCTCCCTTAATCACGTTCTCCTCCTCCTTTCCATTCCATGTGGTTATTCAATTGGTGTTGTAGTGATCATCCTGCTGTTAACATTACAGTTGCTTATTACTACTGATTGTTGTTTTTTCGCTGGAGCTGTGATTACTGTTACTGCTAAAGTTATAACCATTTTCATTGCTGAATCAATATTATGATTATTGATTGTGTTCATGAAAACCCCAGAGAGATAGAGGAAgcgagagagaggaagaagtaTATAAACGTTAATCTACTCTGTTTCTTCCAACTccaaaaaatatgtaaaacgGAAGAAACAGAGCATCCATCAAACATGTTCTGTTCCTCTGAATTCTATAAAGAAAACAGAGCAACCCCTCCATCCCATTTGAATTAAATGCCAATTCCTCAAAATCCCAAATGGGTGTTCCTCatattcctcttcttcttcttcttcttctcgcCCTTCCTCTCCGACCCTCGACCCGTCCTTTTGTGCGGCTCCTCAAACAGGGGCACCATCCTGGACTTCCTTCCAAATTTCATTGTTGTTATGGATAATCTCACCGAGGAAGTCGATGAATCCGGATGGTCAGCCGTGTCTATTCTTTCGCCGGCTCCTCAGATCTACACCTTTGCCCAGTGCTTTAGCTTTCTCTCCCACAACGATTGCATAGCCTGTCAGACTGAGGGCCGGACAGAGCTCCCCAGATGCTTTCCTGCCGACTCGGGCCGCATTTATCTTGACGGTTGCTACCTTCGCTATGATACCCATGAATTCTTTGAGGAGCCGCTTAACAGAAACCTTGATACGGTGAAATGTGGGCGTGCCGGAGCTGTTACCAGTGATCAGTACGTCGGACGGGAATTTGCGAAAAGGGTTTATAAAGCCGTCCAGGATGTGACTACGACGGCGGCGATGAACAATGGGTTCGCATTGGCAGGGGAGAAGGGAGGGGTGGAGGCTGTTTATGCAGTAGCTCAGTGCTGGAAGAAACTGACGCCTGATAGCTGCAGGAAATGCCTGACCAATGCAGCGCTAAAGGTAAGTATGTGCGCGCCCGCCTCCGAGGGCACGGCTATGAATGTTGGTTGTTACTTGAGATATTCTACGGAGAATTTCTCTCGCAATGTCACTGAGCTGCCTAAGGAATCAGGTAAGAATCGGTAACTCTCACATACCAATTGTTTTGAGTAGCATGGGCGTTGTTGGGcgcttttgattttgtttcgtattccttttttgatttttgattttttgataattCAAGATAACTCTTCTTTGAAGTTTTTAATACTTTTCTTTCCCACGGGGGTCACTGTTTCTCTGAATGGGGCTCAACATGTTTGATTTGGAAGCATTGCTTTTAACCATTGTTCTAACACTTCTAATTTGGAAGCAttgcttttaagttttttaatttgaatgtTGGGTATGGTGGTCTAGATTTAACATTCGACTTGAGATTTGATTATGCTTGATCTTGTCATTTCTGATGGAATTCAAAAGAGGCgtgttttgatatttttttagaaggtaatttttttgtgttttgatttataaagtgttttgatgtgacataaagtcGAAAGACCTTTTGACTTTTTTgatagtcaaaaaaaaaaaaatgattaaaaaaatgggtTAACAAACATATAAAGCTATGTAATAGATCTCTCTGAGTTTGGCTTTATGTGATCAGTGGATTTATCTGAGTTTTATAAACCTGAAGAGCCCACATTAGgccctttctttcttgtttgtttcaTTTGGTCAAGAGCTTGTAATCCTCAATGACATGATTGATCCCTACTCTCTATTATAATAAATTCCTTTCTTAATTTATGTTATGGCATTTCATCTCTGCTTGGGGCTGCTAATAATCTTACTAAtaatttcctttcttctttccaGCATCTCCAGGTGCGACCATCGTTGGGGTCACCATAGTAGGCATTTTGGCAGCAATTATCTTAACTATGCTTGCTCTCATATGTGGTGTACATAAGAGAGTATCAGAGAGGAAAACTGGTACaattctgtaaaaaaaaaacataaactgtCATGATAGCCTCttcagttctttttttttttttttttttttttttttttaattttaaacgaTGTTATGATCAAAGAACCAGCAGGCAAATCActaccaaacaaaggaaatcATAAATCACTGTTACTGAACTCATTTGGCTTCAATCCATGCTTTGTGACCTAGGCATTTTTCTTCCCACTTCTCCCATTCTATTGTGTGATAACATTGGTGTCACATATGACATACGAACGACAAATCCAGCCTTTTATGCACGAACCAAATACATCaagattgattttcattttgtcCGAGATAAAGTTGCCTTTAAAGCGCTAGACGTGCACGTTCTTTCTAACAAGGATAACTCGGCCAACATCCTCACCAAACTCATTACATCACACCGATTTATCTCCATGAGGACCAATCTCAACATCATATAACACACGTCTCACTTGCGGGAGCATGAAGAACTAGCAGCCAAATTAATCAAAAATCAAGCCACCACTAAACAAGGAAATcacaatgctttgatcatgcaATCTGACCAACCACTACACATTACAATTCTTGTCTATATAATCACATGTATAAGTAAAGTGTGTGCAAAAGAAATCAATCAAATTACCTCAGCTTATTAATGATTCAGTCTTCTTTTACTTCActgcagagaaaaaaaatcttgctGACATTTCAATTTCTGTGGACAAGTCCTTGAATTTCAAGTATGAATTGCTCGAGAAGGCCACCAATTCTTTTGATGGCTCGAGGAAGCTAGGCCAAGGTGGAGCTGGTTCTGTGTTTAAGGGCACT
This genomic interval from Corylus avellana chromosome ca3, CavTom2PMs-1.0 contains the following:
- the LOC132176545 gene encoding cysteine-rich receptor-like protein kinase 1; amino-acid sequence: MQHPVPNPQKPRWLFLVFLFFFFFSPSLSTAEGTLLCGSSKEDSSPNFIPNFTAAMKEVSKGVSESKWASHSVISPSPSIFTYAQCYDFLSHNECKACHSKSRTELPRCFPANSASIYLNGCYLRYDIYNFYNEAVDEDRDKVICGHPIYVHKDQNFQREFTKIVHDIVRRVATKAVSDKGFAVEVEAAGVAPVYAMGKCWATLTILNCSKCMSDAVKKVSKCAPNADGRVMNAGCYLRYSAENFFTNDKEDDLNERHEASGIISSGIALTLIALIGVAFAYVRISRRKREKKNSIYLDMSHLNFKYELLEKATNSFDGSRKLGQGGAGSVFKGILPDGTIVAVKRLFFNTRQWADEFFNEVNLISGIQHKNLVKLLGCSIEGPESLLVYEYLPNKSLDQILFSKHTSLHLTWQMRFEIISGTADGLAYLHGGCGEKIIHRDIKASNILLDENLTPKIADFGLARGVSTDKSHVSTGVAGTLGYMAPEYLVRGQLTEKADVYGFGVLVMEIVSGRRSSVFTQGSSSVLLSVWRHYKANKITQSVDPALNGIYSEKEASNVLQIGLLCTQASVALRPSMFEVVEMLSDEECVIPSPEQPPFLNASVLSLGDTTTTYDPMIPATSSSLSNNNSSNGESAAEVSIFYSAESDNMSIHGSDFLSTFQAFKGS
- the LOC132176312 gene encoding cysteine-rich receptor-like protein kinase 42; translated protein: MQLKVSIPQNPRWLFLVFLIFFFSPSLSDPETALAGLLCGSSKQGTIPDFLPNFIVAMDKVSMEVNESRWAALTITSPAPKIFAYAQCYDFLSHDDCIACHTQSRTELPRCLPSNSARIYLDGCYLRYDNYSFFDEAVDKRRDMVKCGNPGGVTGDQYIGREFKKTVRKIIHNVTKTAVGTMGFAVAAEQGGVEGVYAMAQCWRRLNPDGCKQCLSNAVKKVIMCAPAPEGRVMNAGCFLRYSTDNFFGNGNATLNATSDSCAFGMIVVGILSAFGLTLIALIGALLGYTRLTGTKREGKNNHAEIPISVHKSNLNFKYEMLEEATDSFDGSRKLGQGGAGSVFKGTLPDGTIVAVKRLFFNTRQWTDEFFNEVNLIRGIRHKNLVRLLGCSIEGPESLLVYEYLPNKSLDQILFSKNTFLLLTWQKRFDIVFGTADGLAYLHGGCGEKIIHRDIKASNILLDENLIPKIADFGLARCVAPDKSHISTGVAGTLGYMAPEYLVRGQLTEKADVYAFGVLVLEVVSGRKNSVFSQGSSSVLLSVWRHYKANKITQSVDPALKGIYSEKEASSVLQLGLLCTQASAALRPSMFEVVEMLNNEECVIPSPKQPPFLNASVLSSDDSSTTSYTTM
- the LOC132173583 gene encoding cysteine-rich receptor-like protein kinase 1, coding for MPIPQNPKWVFLIFLFFFFFFSPFLSDPRPVLLCGSSNRGTILDFLPNFIVVMDNLTEEVDESGWSAVSILSPAPQIYTFAQCFSFLSHNDCIACQTEGRTELPRCFPADSGRIYLDGCYLRYDTHEFFEEPLNRNLDTVKCGRAGAVTSDQYVGREFAKRVYKAVQDVTTTAAMNNGFALAGEKGGVEAVYAVAQCWKKLTPDSCRKCLTNAALKVSMCAPASEGTAMNVGCYLRYSTENFSRNVTELPKESGATIVGVTIVGILAAIILTMLALICGVHKRVSERKTEKKNLADISISVDKSLNFKYELLEKATNSFDGSRKLGQGGAGSVFKGTLHDGTIVAVKRLFFNTRQWADEFFNEVNLISRIQHKNIVKLLGCSIEGPESLLVYEYVINKSLDQIIFGKNNTILLLTWQKRFDIISGVAAGLAYLHGGCGEKIIHRDIKTSNILLDENLTAKIADFGLARCVAPDKSHISTGVAGTLGYMAPEYLVRGQLTEKADVYAFGVLVLEVVCGRKNTVFTTGSSSVLHSVWRNYKAKKITDSVDPALNGVYSVGEASNVLQIGLLCTQASAALRPSVFEVVEMLNNEKCVIPPPKQPPFLNASVLSSDDSSNNSYSTITLTSNWKTTTEGFSLSNSKSSISSGQPPAEATTFYSAQSASVGIPGSDN